A single Hylaeus volcanicus isolate JK05 unplaced genomic scaffold, UHH_iyHylVolc1.0_haploid 12221, whole genome shotgun sequence DNA region contains:
- the LOC128883515 gene encoding uncharacterized protein LOC128883515 isoform X5, producing MAYEQFFLPKRGLQQDIMNKCDNMGMVSAVCGCEHQLAFGYLCGKVFLLFLDTQNFHIIEDHKEPITAMAFSKNTSYFTSVSKDLQLFVYKCPTTKAFETDAQPKISLLLHLSSTVILSCISMHPMFSAFPSTHMIATGAMTGDVMLYHKMVFSWEVSLLSREETPITGIEWHPTAPLLVYGTFTFIHIIDLNSCEIIISIPFLDNPHEFKQNRPFCLLQSSAPEEVYSLKWKAFIQWVSPEHGLLALGTTLKICELNVKKLNEKGKKKTPWDEHESNSISIHLTHELRFKYLICGMGITFLPEATQDLKNCIIHTLLFSSERGCPNSESSLENSALLHSLSKCDGVEIQCDRIPLTITDNCALPYSLITCGRSLPKFLQCGDSLYKMVKVTLEEVCFWYFKIGQGDTALKEALEGGSHHLIWKVIKTYVHQCFQNGDFTKAICLLYDSRLEVLQKEKTCLFLCNLCVQKNMICSLISHLKKMLEAFPNQSSTILRICLEGLAFSNINDLKKSFLNGFNNIFLDKSYLEIALITVLPLNENDVRNKNTTVHQNKSLEPVVILHQCQAILLEKNNSVGYA from the exons ATGGCGTAtgagcaattttttttacctaaAAGG GGTCTTCAACAAGATATTATGAACAAATGTGACAATATGGGTATGGTTTCGGCTGTATGTGGTTGTGAACACCAATTGGCTTTTGGCTATTTGTGTGGGAAAGTTTTTCTACTCTTTTTGGATACACAAAATTTCCACATTATTGAAGATCATAAAGAACCG ataacaGCTATGGCTTTTTCTAAGAATACGTCGTATTTCACATCAGTTAGTAAAGATTTACAA ttgtttgtttacaaatgTCCAACGACAAAGGCCTTTGAGACAGACGCACAACCCAAAATTTCTCTGCTTTTGCACTTATCAAGCACTGTTATTTTATCATGTATTTCTATGCATCCTATGTTTTCCGCGTTTCCTTCAACCCATATG ATAGCAACGGGAGCCATGACCGGTGATGTTATGCTGTATCATAAAATGGTCTTTTCCTGGGAAGTTTCTTTACTCTCTAg AGAAGAAACACCAATAACAGGAATCGAATGGCATCCTACCGCGCCTTTACTAGTTTATGGAACATTcacttttatacatataatagatTTAAACTcgtgtgaaataattatttcgattcCTTTTTTAGACAATCCGCATGAGTTCAAGCAAAATCGACCTTTTTGTCTATTACAGTCCTCAGCACCTGAAGAAGTTTACTCTTTAAAATGGAAAGCCTTTATACAGTGGGTATCACCTGAGCATGGTCTTTTAGCTTTAGGAACAACATTAAAG ATTTGTGAACTCAACgtaaagaaattgaacgaaaaaggaaaaaaaaagactccCTGGGACGAACATGAATCcaattctatttctattcatTTAACACACGAACTTCgttttaaatatcttatttgCGGAATGGGTATAACATTTTTACCAGAAGCAACCCaagacttaaaaaattgtattattcacACGCTTTTATTCTCGTCTGAACGCGGTTGTCCCAATTCCGAATCGTCGCTCGAAAATTCAGCTTTATTGCATTCTCTTTCAAA ATGTGATGGTGTCGAGATTCAATGTGACCGTATTCCTTTAACGATTACAGACAATTGTGCGTTACCATATTCTCTAATAACATGTGGTAGATCCTTACCAAAGTTTCTTCAATGTGGGGACAGTCTTTATAAG ATGGTCAAAGTGACGTTAGAGGAAGTATGCTTTTGGTACTTTAAAATAGGTCAAGGTGATACAGCACTAAAGGAAGCATTGGAGGGTGGATCCCATCACTTAATTTGG AAAGTGATCAAAACATATGTACATCAATGTTTTCAAAATGGAGATTTCACAAAAGCAATATGCCTCTTGTATGATTCTCGTTTAGAG GTgttacagaaagaaaaaacatgtTTGTTCCTTTGTAATCTTTGCGTCCAAAAAAACATGATCTGCAGTTTAATaagccatttaaaaaaaatgttagaagcATTTCCCAATCAAAGCTCAACAATTCTTCGTATTTGTTTAGAAGGCTTAGCGTTTTCTAATATAAACGATTTGAAAAAAAgctttttaaatggatttaaCAATATCTTTTTGGATAAGAGCTATCTGGAAATAGCGCTAATAACA GTGTTACCTCTCAATGAAAATGATGTtcgtaacaaaaatacaacag TCCATCAAAACAAGTCATTGGAGCCTGTTGTTATACTCCATCAATGTCAAGCCATTCTtctagaaaaaaacaattccgTAGG TTACGCTTAG